AATGCGCCGCGCTCAGCGTGCGCCCGGACACCGTCCGCAACCTCGTCCAGTCCATGCAGGGTGAGGGCTCCGGGGCCCCGGGGCTGGCActgctccctgcctggggctgggggttctgggggctggcactgctccctgcccagggtgtTGGGAAGGTTCTCACTGATGGCTGGTTCTGTGCTGGCATAAATTCCTGAATCCCAAAGCATATTCCCTGTTGGATGGGAGGAGGGGTGACCCCAAGGGCATGGGTGCCCACGAGCCCCGCATGCCAACACCTGGGCTGCTGTGTCCCagcctctggctgcccacaggcGGGTTTATTCCTGGAGCCGCTGTGTCCACGCCTGGCCCAACCCTCATCagccccccccgtgtccccccagtgctctCCGGGGTCTTCACTGACGTGGAGGCGTCACTGAAGGAGATCCGGGACCTGCTGGAGGAGGACGAGGCGCAGGAGcggaagctgcaggagctgctggggagggtCCCGCCGGCGCCCGGGTCCCCCCCGGGGCTGGCCGAGGTGAGCAAGGAGTGCTCCAAGTACCTGGAGCTGCACGAGAAGGCGAGTTTCACCAACACCGAGCTGCACCGCGCCATGAACCTGCACCTGGGCAACCTGCGCTTGCTCGGCGGCCCCCTGGAGCAGGTCCGGGCCGCGCtgcccacccccaccctctccGAAGGTGAGTCCTGGCCCGGGGGGCTGGAAGAGGCAGGGCTGTCCCCCTTGTGTCCCCCCAGGGGAGTGGCAGTGCCCCTAGGCTGGGGAGGAAGGgctgccctccctgtgcccccctcggTCCCCGTGTGTCACCTGGCACTGGCACTGTCCGTGTGAGGGGGGTGGGGGCTTGTCCCCCGGGAACGTGCAGAGTGGGTCCTGTTTGGGGACAAAGGGGACAGAGAGTGTCCCAGCCAAGGCCTGGCTGCGCAGATCCCACACCGCGGGTTCCCTGCGGTTCCTCGGgatctggccccgcccctgacCCCACCCCACCTCCAGACGACAaacaggtgctgcagaacctGAAGCGGATCCTGGCCAAGGTGCAGGAGATGCGGGACCAGAGGCtgtccctggagcagcagctgcggGAGATGATCCAGAAGGACGACATCACCACCTCGCTGGTCACCACCGACCGCTCCGAGATGAAGGTGGGCTTGGGACACCCCCTGTGTCCCACTCAGGGACTGCTCTGTCCCAGGGCCCTGCAGACCCTCCCGTGTCTCCTCCCGTGTCCTGGCAGAAGCTCTtcgaggagcagctgaagaagTACGACCAGCTCAAGGTGTACCTGGAGCAGAACTTGGCTGCCCAGGAGAACGTGCTCAAGGCCCTGACTGATGCCAATGTCAAATACGCAGCCGTGCGCAAGGCCCTGGCCGAGGTGGAGCACAAGTGAGTGGGGAGGAGGGGTCCCGCTGCCCTGGGGGGTCTCACTGCCCAGGAACAGCCCTCACCCCGGGACAGGTGTGGGGCCACCGCCAGCTTCTCCTGTCCCACCACGCTGCTGGGGCCGTGGTGGCTTtgtcctgcccctgtgcccatcccagcGGGAACTGGAGGGTCCCTCAGGTGCCTGGAGCCAGTGCCCGCCTTTATGCTGGCACTGCATCCCACTGAGCCCCTCCATGCCCCCCTCCCAGGTGGAACACGACCGTGCAGACCCTGGTGGCCTCCTACGAGGCCTACGAGGACCTGATGAAGAAGTCCCAGGAGGGGAAGGATTTCTACACGGACCTGGAGGGGAAGGCGGCCAAGCTGCTGGAGCGGGCGCGGGCCGCATGCCAGGCCAGCGAggcccacaggcagcagctgctggagaggtGGGTGGGCACAGACCCAGGCTGGCGGGCCAGTGAGACCCCCGGGGGGTGAGAGGGgcctgtgggagctgtgggtggtggcctggggggctcctggggcagtGGTAGGGCAGCACCCGGCCCCACACTgagccccctgcccccccagggAGCTGAAGAAGCAGCCACCCCCCCGGCCCACCGCCCCCAAGCCCCCCCTGCAGAAGAAGCCGCTGGAGCTGGAGGCCGGGGGCCCCGAGGCCGCTGAGTTGGGCTCCCTGGTGCTGTCGGAGCTGCCGGAGGAGCTGCGGAGCCTTCCCCCGGAGCTGCTGCCCGGGCCCCTGGCCCAGCTGCCCCCCCCAGCGCTGGCCGCCCTGGCCGGGGGGCTGCGGGCCCCCGAGCCCTACATGCTGCCCGGGGGGGTGGCCAgcgccccgctgccccccctGGCCCCCACGCCACCCTTCCCGGGGCACTACCGCCTGCCCGGGCCCCCCGCCGTCCCCAGCCCCTTTCCTCCCACCGGGGGCATCccggggcagctcctgcagccctcggccccggccgggcccgTCCCCAGCTCGGCCACCCCTCAGCTCTTCCCGGCCGCGCCCCTGATCCGCGCCCCGGGACAGCCGGGCTTTGGGGGGGGCCCCCACGTGCTGCCCCCGCACTCGTCCCCCCAGCACgggcccctgcccacccccgcCTACGGCCTGGGCCAGCCCGGGGCAGCCCCCGGCCCGCTCCGGCCCCCCGTGCCCGGGGCAGCCCCcgtgggtgcccagccgggggTCGGtggccccgagcccccgggcATGCGCCCGGCCACCACCACGGTGGACAGCGTCCAGGCCCCCATCTCCAGCTGCTCCGtgcccccccggggacccccgggcccctTCTTGCCCCCCCAGCGCCCGGGGGGGCCCCCGGCCCCCTTCCCCTACACCGCGGGGGGGGTTCAGCCTTTCGGGGCACCGGCTCAGGCCCCCTTGCCCCCGGCACAGCCCCCGCCCGCCTTCGCCCAGGGCCACCAGCACTTCCCCCCAGGTCCCTTCATGCCCCCGGGCCGAGCCCAGGCCCCTCTGCCCTTCCAGCAACCCCCCCGCGTCCCCCTGGCCCCCCCGGCCCAGTTCCCCCAGCAGCCCTTCACCGGTCCCGGGGGGCAGCTGCCCCCTCCGGCCCCGGGGcaggccccgctgcccccccagCTCTACCAGCTCCCCGGGCAGGACCAGCTGCCCCCCACGGGCCTCGCCCCGCACCCGGGGGCCGTGCCCTTCCCCAGGACCCCTGCCCAGAACGGCCCCCCGGCCCTGGGGGGGCTCCAGCCGGTGCCCCCCGGGTCCCCCGCGCTGCCCTTctgccccagcccggcccccccCAGCGCTCAGCTGCCCCCCGGGACCATGGCCCTgggcccccccgcgcccgccccgcccagCCAGGCCCCCTCTCCCGGCCCCGTGGTGGTCCAGGGCCCGCTGGTCCCGTCCCCggccccgtccccgtccccagccctgcccatgcAGCCCCCGGCGCCGCGCCCCCCTcccgcgctgcccccgccgGGCGCCGGGGACTCGCCGttccctcggcagagcccctGCCCCGCCGACCTGCTGTCGTCCAGCCCCGAGAGCCAGCCCGGCGGCTCGGCCGCGCCCGgggggctgctgcagcccacTAAGGcggggctgcaggaggggcaGCGGCCCCGGGCCGTGCAGCTCATCGAGGCCGACCCGTACGCGGAGCCCGAGCGCGTCCGGCGGCTGCTGGCGGAGCTGGAGCGGTTCCGCGCCCTGGCCGAGCGGCTGGAGCGGCCCGCACCCGGCGGCGGCTCCGAGCTGGACACGCtctggaaggagctgcaggaggccCAGGAGCGCGACGCCCGGCAGCGCTCCATCGCCATCGCCCGCTGCTACTCCATGAAGAACCGGCACCAGGACATCATGCCCTACGACCGCAACCGCGTCGTGCTGCGCTCGGGCAAGGACGACTACATCAACGCCAGCCGCGTGGAGGACCTGTCCCCGTACTGCCCCGCCCTCATCGCCACCCAGGCCCCGCTGCTCGGCACCGCCGCCGACTTCTGGCTCATGATCTACGAGCAGAAGGTGTCCGTGGTTGTCATGCTCGTGTCCGAGCAGGAGCTGGACAAGGTGCGTCCTGTCCTGGGTGCAGGgacggccgggcggggccccgGGGTTCGGACACCCTACCCGGTGCCCGTGGCCGGGTGTCAGCAGGCCCTGCGGGTCCCGAGGGTCCCCGGGGTGTGCTGACGCCCCGTCCCGCGGCAGAAGGTGCTCCGGTACTTCCCGTCGGAGCGGGGCCAGCCCGTGGCGCAGGGCCCCCTGACCCTGGTGCTCACCAGCCTGCGCGTGACCCCCACGCACGTGGAGCGGATGCTGATGCTGCAGTACCGCGACCAGAGCCTCAAACGCACCGTGGCCCACCTCCAGTTCAcctcctggcctgagctgtaCGCGGGGGGGGGACAAAGGGAGGGGGCTTGGGGAGTCCTGCTGCGgtgggggagggtggggggtcctgggagccCTGATCGGGGGGCAGTTCCGGGACCACAGCTCCGGAGTGGGGGAGGGTGTTTGGGCAGCCGTGACCCCTTCCGGGGGGGGCTGAGTGCAGAGACCCCCCCGAGCCAGTGTGTGTGCTCCCCACCCCCAGGGGCCTGCCCGACAGCAAGGGGAGCCTCCTGCGCTTCATCCAGGAGGTGCACGGCCATTACCTGCACCAGCGCCCGCTGCACACCCCCGTCGTGGTGCACTGCaggtgagcggggccgggagctcCTGGGGCGGGGGAGAAGGGCTCCCCCCTCATCTCCCGGGGCTGTCACGGCTCGGGGGTCTCTCCGCAGTTCCGGCGTGGGCCGCACCGGCGCCTTTTGCCTGCTCTACGCCGCCGTGCAGGAGGTGGAGGCCGGGAACGGCATCCCGGACCTGGCGCAGCTGGTGAGGCGGATGCGGCAGCAGCGCAAGCACATGCTGCAGGAGAAGGTACTGCGGGGCTGCACCCCCGGGcgtggggcaggggctgcgccCTCGGGTCTCACCgtgtcccttccctgcagctgcacctCAAGTTCTGCTTCGAGGCCGTCTTGCTCCACGCCGAGCAGGTGCTGCTGCGCCACGGCGTGGGCGGCCCCGCCCTGGCCAAGCCCCCCAACAGCACCTCCCCCAAGGTGGGTGTAGGAGGGTGTCGGGGGCGTTTGGGGAGCTCTGCCATTCCCAGGGCTCACGGGGCCGCTCTCCCCCAGCTCTACTTCCAGCAGGACCCGCAGGACCTGGTGCTGGGGGGGGATGTGCCCATCAGCTCCATCCAGGCCACCATCGCCAAGCTCAGCATCAAACCGGGGGGGCCCAGCACGGAGcccggggagggctggggggtaGATCCTGCCCCCGCTCCAGACCCTGTGGATGCTGAGGTGCCGCTGGTGATTCCTGATGGCGTCATGGACGGTGTTGGTGCCCCtggccccgagccccccgcccCGAGGCCGCCCCTCCCCGAGCCATCGGGTGACACTGAGAACAGCAACCACGTGGGGGGGGAGAGCCCcgaggggccgggggggccgccAGagccccccgctgcccccccagcctcctcctcctcctcactggaGCTCTTGGCCTCGCTGACGCCCGAGGCCTTCAGCCTGGACGCGTCCCTCAAGGGCAAACAGCGCATGAACAAGCAGAACTTCCTGCAGGCGCAGCCGGGCGAGGGGCTCCGGGGGCCCCGGCCCAGCGACGACCCCCTCAGCATGCTCGACCCCCTCTGGACCCTCAACAAGGCGTGAGGGGGGCGGGGGCCCcccggcccccagccccactttGTTTGACTCCAGGTAGAACTGACTTTTTCAGCTATTTGCTACTAAAATAAAGCGAGTTTATCTGCAGGGCCGGGCCCTGGTGCGGCCGGGGGCGGGGGTCAGCGCTGAGCCAGGCTCGGGTTAGTTCCGTTTAATGGATGTTCCTGCACACGTTATAAAACACGATCGGTACAAAAAGCGTCCCCTGTACAGCACAAAGGTACAGCTGGGCGAAGGCCACCCGCGgggggctgggccggggtcccgggggtccccccTGCCCCGGGCCGGCGCCGCCTCTACAATCACCGGGGGTCAATAACAGACATCATCGGCGGTTcggggcagggcggggctgCAGCGGAGCCCGCAGAGCGCCCGGGGACCGGAGGGGACGCGAGCGGAGCCGCAAGCCCGTGCTCGGGGGCCGCGGGGGGAGCCCCGGGTGCTGCCCCGTCCTTGGCTGGGCACCTTGGTCCCGCTGTGCCCCCGCTCGGGtccctccccagcaggaggGGGGCGAGGGCTCCGCCCGCTCCCAACCTGAGAAAAGCCTCCTCTGGCCCCGCAgcgggaaggggagggggaggaggaagaggaggaaggtgcTATTGCTGCAGATGGGGCGCAGGAGGGAGCCGGgcagggcagctgtgccagggcagggcgaGGGCAGCACTGCCGGGGGCTGGACCCCCGCGCCCCCTGCCCCAATAAATAACTATTTACAGGGTATAAATAAATAGGGCGAGGGCTGCTGCGGCCCCGGGCGGGATCAGGCGGGGCCCTGCCGCGCCCTAAGGCACGTGGGGGCCGAGCCACGCCCGGGAGGGGCCGGTCCCGGCCCTCTCCCGGCTGCcacccggggctggggctggccgAGGGCTGTTGTGTGTCCTGGGAGCGGTGCCGGGCTGGGACAGTcactgctgggtgcccagcctgGGAGCCACCACACTGTCCCCCCTCCTGCCCTATCctgcccccgtgtccccctgcaCCGTCGCGCTGCCGGGGAGTCCCCAGACCACAGGGAAGATGCTGCTGGACCAGGGAGAGCAGCGGGAgggcggcggccgcagcccgcTTAGTGCAGGAGTCGCTCCGGTGGCACGGATGGAGCCATGGAGCCGGCGGCCCCGTGCCCTCTCCGGCACAGCCCCGCCTCAGTCCCGCCGgcccctcctcctgctcagTCCAACTTTTCCAGCACCGAGGGCACGTAGACCAGGCTGAGCTCACTCCCGAAGTTGCAGACGATAGCGGCGTTCTCCAGCACCAGGATCTGCCGCGCCGGCTGCGACTCGTTGCTCTTGCCCAGGTAGACGGTCTGGAGCAGGTCTCCGTAGCCGATGTCCCAGAAGGACACGCAGCCCTGGCCGCCCGTCACCAGCAGGTTGTCGGAGATGACGCCCAGGCTGGCGCCGCAGCCCAGCTCCTGCGGGACAGAGGGCGGAGAGCTGAGCTCCAAGGGGCCGGAGCGGGGCAGAGCCTTGCGGTGGATCCGGACTGTTCTGAGCCTTTGCACGTGACAGGGAAGCTTTTCCAAGCATGTGGAGCTGGAGTAGAGGCTCCTCAGCCCCCAAGCGCAGCAGAGGTGTCTGTGGGGTCTGGTGGGGGCCAGGAAAACCCAGGAGGACCCCTGAGGCTGTGACGTGGAGCTGGGGAgtctcagcctggagaagacgaggctcaggggggaccttgtggctctgcacaagtccctgacaggagggggcagccgggggggtcaggctctgctcccagggaacagggacaggacaagagaagtGGcatcaggctgtgccagggaagggtcaggctggacatcaggaatTTCATCACggaaagggtgattagacattggaaggagctgcccagggcagtggaggAGTCCCCTTCTCTGGAAGGATTTAAaagccgtgtggatgtggcacttggggacacaatCAGTGGTGGCcactcagcagcacaggggagtgGTTGGACTCTGTGGTCTccaagggcttttccaacccaagcaattcccgctttcctggttaaccctccccagctgccccacaGGTCCCACCTGCTGGATGGAGTAGAGCTTGATCCCCGAGCTGCGGTCCCAGATGCTGATGACGTCGTCCAGGCCGCTGCTGATGACACAGGACGTGGTGCAGGTCAGGGAGGTGACGTCCCCACGGTGGGCGAACATGTGGCTCACGCGGCTGCCCGTCAGCACGTCCCACAGGCAGATGGCCCCGTCCTGGCCGCCACTCGCCAGCACCATGGTCTGCAGGACACCAGGGCCAGTCAGCACCAGGGGACACGGTGCCACCGacactcctggtgctccaggcacTCCCGGTTGCAGGAGGTCACATGAGGGTGGGCTGGAACCCTGCACTGCCAGCCCAGGGGTTCCCTGCCTGTTCCGTGTGCTCGAGCAGCCTGGGGGGAACAGACCCCAGGTACAGAGGCACCTGAGTTCACTTGAGGTGGGAGAGCACCTGGGGGCACATGCTGGCTTAGGGAGCACATGGGGGgctcccactcctcctcctgGGGCCCAGGGGGCAGAGCCTCCCTGGGGGCTCAGGCCCTGTttcagccctgctcagccctgcctggCAGTGCAGGAACAGGGATTCCCTGCTCCAAAAGGACAGGGAAGCAAGAGATCTCTAGGGGAAAAGACTGCTGAGCTGACAGTGAACTGGAGGAAAACTCTGGCTCGgccagagggagatggagagacCCAGGTGGGTGCCCCTGGCTGAGCCACTGGCTCAGGGCTGGGACCAGGGATGAAGCCAGGTATGGGCCAAGGTGTGATCTCAGGGGTGGGTTCAGGTATCAGCTCAGGTATGAAGGCAGGTGAGGGCTCaggcccagcagctccccccGTACCTGGTCGATGTACACGGCTGTGATGGCTCCCGAGTGGCCCTGCAGGGTGAACAGGCAGCACGAGTCCTCCAGCCGGAACacctggggcaggagaggctcgagtgaggcTCTGGGGCCAGACTATCTTCAAGATAGTCTTGAagagcttttccaacctcaatgattcCATAATTCTCTGAAGTCACCCATTCCTAAGGCATGAGGGTCCCACACCCAGCCCTTCCAACTCCTCCAATGCCACATCCAGGCAGGTGAACAGAACCCACGGAGCTTCCAGAACTCCCCCGCCCTGTGTGCTCCCCCAGCCGGCTGTCCCCGTCCCCCTCACCCTGAGGGTGTGGTCCTGGCTGCCGGTGACGAGGCGCCCGGCCGCGGCCTTGAGCGCGGTGATGGGTTTGTGGTGCGCGCAGGCCACGCTGTGGGTGAGCTGGCACCGCACCGCGGCCCCGCGGCCCAGCTCCGGCGACGGCGGGAGGCTGCTCCTGCCCGGGGCACCTGCAGGGACACAAACACCTGAGCCGGGGTAAGGACACCTTGGGATGCTGTGCCtcggggctgggtgctgggcttTAGGGAATCTGGGGCTGGTACTGCAGTGAACCCTCTGTGCTCAAGAACAAGTGGAGGGAGGGTCTCAACAGGGTCAAAGAATTCTAGACTGGTTTGGGACAGAAGTGACCTTAAAGCCCAtgcagtgccaccccctgcctgtcctgggcagggacaccttcc
This genomic interval from Aphelocoma coerulescens isolate FSJ_1873_10779 chromosome 2, UR_Acoe_1.0, whole genome shotgun sequence contains the following:
- the PTPN23 gene encoding tyrosine-protein phosphatase non-receptor type 23; this encodes MEAVPRMPMIWLDLKEAGEFAFNAAVKKFVLKNYGENPENYNEELRKLELLRQSAVSVPRDFEGCSTLRKYLGQLHFLQSRIPMGNGQDAAVPVTWTEIFSGKAVTHEDIKYEQACVLYNLGALHSMLGAMDKRVSEEGMKVSCTHFQCAAGAFTYLRDHFPHSYSVDMSHQILSLNINLMLGQAQECLLEKSMLDNRKSFLVARISAQVVDYYKEACRALENSETASLLGKIQKDWKKLVQMKIYYFAAVAHLHMGKQAEEQQKFGERVIYFQSALDKLNEAIKLAKGQPETVQEALRFTMDVIGGKYNSAKKDNDFIYHEAVPALDTLQSVKGAPLVKALPVNPTDPAVTGPDIFAKLVPMAAHEASSLYSEEKAKLLRDVMAKIEAKNEVLDQFMDSMQLDPETVDNLDMYNHIPPVLMEKCAALSVRPDTVRNLVQSMQVLSGVFTDVEASLKEIRDLLEEDEAQERKLQELLGRVPPAPGSPPGLAEVSKECSKYLELHEKASFTNTELHRAMNLHLGNLRLLGGPLEQVRAALPTPTLSEDDKQVLQNLKRILAKVQEMRDQRLSLEQQLREMIQKDDITTSLVTTDRSEMKKLFEEQLKKYDQLKVYLEQNLAAQENVLKALTDANVKYAAVRKALAEVEHKWNTTVQTLVASYEAYEDLMKKSQEGKDFYTDLEGKAAKLLERARAACQASEAHRQQLLERELKKQPPPRPTAPKPPLQKKPLELEAGGPEAAELGSLVLSELPEELRSLPPELLPGPLAQLPPPALAALAGGLRAPEPYMLPGGVASAPLPPLAPTPPFPGHYRLPGPPAVPSPFPPTGGIPGQLLQPSAPAGPVPSSATPQLFPAAPLIRAPGQPGFGGGPHVLPPHSSPQHGPLPTPAYGLGQPGAAPGPLRPPVPGAAPVGAQPGVGGPEPPGMRPATTTVDSVQAPISSCSVPPRGPPGPFLPPQRPGGPPAPFPYTAGGVQPFGAPAQAPLPPAQPPPAFAQGHQHFPPGPFMPPGRAQAPLPFQQPPRVPLAPPAQFPQQPFTGPGGQLPPPAPGQAPLPPQLYQLPGQDQLPPTGLAPHPGAVPFPRTPAQNGPPALGGLQPVPPGSPALPFCPSPAPPSAQLPPGTMALGPPAPAPPSQAPSPGPVVVQGPLVPSPAPSPSPALPMQPPAPRPPPALPPPGAGDSPFPRQSPCPADLLSSSPESQPGGSAAPGGLLQPTKAGLQEGQRPRAVQLIEADPYAEPERVRRLLAELERFRALAERLERPAPGGGSELDTLWKELQEAQERDARQRSIAIARCYSMKNRHQDIMPYDRNRVVLRSGKDDYINASRVEDLSPYCPALIATQAPLLGTAADFWLMIYEQKVSVVVMLVSEQELDKKVLRYFPSERGQPVAQGPLTLVLTSLRVTPTHVERMLMLQYRDQSLKRTVAHLQFTSWPELGLPDSKGSLLRFIQEVHGHYLHQRPLHTPVVVHCSSGVGRTGAFCLLYAAVQEVEAGNGIPDLAQLVRRMRQQRKHMLQEKLHLKFCFEAVLLHAEQVLLRHGVGGPALAKPPNSTSPKLYFQQDPQDLVLGGDVPISSIQATIAKLSIKPGGPSTEPGEGWGVDPAPAPDPVDAEVPLVIPDGVMDGVGAPGPEPPAPRPPLPEPSGDTENSNHVGGESPEGPGGPPEPPAAPPASSSSSLELLASLTPEAFSLDASLKGKQRMNKQNFLQAQPGEGLRGPRPSDDPLSMLDPLWTLNKA